One Brachyspira suanatina DNA segment encodes these proteins:
- a CDS encoding cyclic nucleotide-binding domain-containing protein produces MEKYDIIKFNKNDIIIKSGENPSKYFYILMNGKATSYYDFYKEYKHKSKKGSLIGLISAIIEEPYFSTVEIEEDSELIRINIESIINIKDENLLTKMYSYLYFILETWLSKYYTILAVNKVDLYNKDDIITMANIYKTNGYIDASYKLCLKYIELFPENNDINKIKDFMNNIENKKSTKELEHIENNIYKFPKGYCIYTEIYSSDNIYIIQSGKVGIYSIVNSKQIIRNIYTDGYIVNGYNPTLEYKPLLTTAIVLEDSIINIINKDQLIEMIYNNKESRINFVKMVAIKVNNAVLKVKAIKKDKLNIKLIIIIYSVLKMETLYHKDITKLKLFYTIEDIKNMLNLDSDDKEICNELKNIKYIKLDNKSNITVTNIENYFKEYKNYIV; encoded by the coding sequence ATGGAAAAATATGATATAATTAAATTCAATAAAAATGACATTATTATTAAATCCGGCGAAAATCCTTCAAAATATTTTTACATATTAATGAATGGTAAAGCTACATCATATTATGATTTTTATAAAGAGTATAAACATAAAAGTAAAAAAGGAAGCTTAATAGGATTAATATCAGCTATTATAGAAGAACCATATTTTTCAACTGTTGAGATAGAAGAAGATTCAGAACTTATAAGAATAAATATTGAAAGCATTATAAACATAAAAGATGAAAATTTACTTACAAAAATGTACAGCTATTTATATTTTATATTAGAAACTTGGTTAAGTAAGTATTACACTATATTAGCTGTCAATAAAGTAGATTTGTATAATAAAGATGATATTATAACTATGGCAAATATTTATAAAACTAATGGTTATATAGATGCTAGTTATAAATTATGCCTAAAATATATTGAACTTTTCCCTGAAAACAATGATATAAATAAAATAAAAGACTTTATGAATAATATAGAAAATAAAAAATCTACTAAAGAATTAGAACATATAGAAAATAATATATATAAATTTCCTAAAGGATATTGTATATATACAGAAATATATTCAAGTGATAATATATATATAATTCAGTCAGGTAAAGTTGGTATATACAGTATAGTTAATTCCAAACAGATAATTAGAAATATTTATACAGATGGATATATTGTAAATGGATATAACCCTACATTAGAATATAAGCCATTATTAACAACAGCTATAGTTCTTGAAGATTCTATAATAAATATAATCAATAAAGATCAATTAATAGAAATGATATATAATAATAAAGAATCAAGAATTAATTTTGTAAAAATGGTGGCTATAAAAGTAAATAATGCTGTTTTAAAAGTTAAAGCTATTAAAAAAGATAAATTAAATATTAAATTAATCATTATTATATATTCTGTACTAAAAATGGAAACTTTATACCATAAGGATATAACAAAATTAAAATTATTTTATACTATAGAAGATATAAAAAATATGCTCAATCTTGATAGTGATGATAAAGAAATATGTAATGAATTAAAAAATATTAAATATATAAAATTAGATAATAAATCTAATATTACAGTAACAAATATAGAGAATTATTTTAAAGAATATAAAAACTATATAGTATAA
- a CDS encoding cyclic nucleotide-binding domain-containing protein: MIDFNIVEFKKDSAIFVAGENARNVFYIIKEGIIIEKNYVVENTNFEFSQGDIIGMVSAVLSEPYYSTAIAVTDVQLVEIHVKDIYNIEDTKIIEKIYKYLIKFMEIWLGKYFFKLSESLNVGSYKENNALEIANIYNDNGYKSAALYIYKKIIEIFPNEDHTEINEKIHDIETNYNIKPPLEISYNLYEYKNGTCIFSELENNTNLYVIRDGKVGIYSVFDGKIITRIIFKSGNIIGYKPILGNKLLLTTCIVLEDTILQVINKEDFLRLASNNTKLQYHLVNIMARRTYNTIIKSYSITMKSPIGKFYSMVYSFVKTELLFDKNIDFLELPYTINDICSMVGIENTNYIKSEMNKTKVILFSSQEKIIIPNIDFFFKEYEMYRKRNSNIS; this comes from the coding sequence ATGATTGATTTTAATATAGTTGAATTTAAAAAAGATTCCGCAATATTTGTTGCCGGAGAAAATGCAAGAAATGTATTTTACATCATTAAAGAAGGTATTATAATAGAAAAAAACTATGTTGTAGAAAATACTAATTTTGAATTTTCACAAGGAGATATAATAGGTATGGTTTCCGCTGTACTTTCGGAGCCTTACTACTCAACTGCAATTGCTGTAACTGATGTGCAATTAGTAGAAATACATGTAAAAGATATATACAATATAGAAGATACAAAAATAATAGAAAAAATATATAAGTATTTAATAAAATTTATGGAAATATGGTTAGGAAAATATTTCTTTAAATTGTCAGAATCTTTAAATGTAGGAAGCTATAAAGAAAATAATGCTCTAGAAATAGCAAATATTTATAATGATAATGGATATAAATCTGCTGCTCTTTATATATATAAAAAGATAATAGAAATTTTTCCAAATGAAGATCATACAGAAATAAACGAAAAAATACATGATATAGAAACTAATTATAATATAAAACCACCTTTAGAAATAAGTTATAATCTATATGAATATAAAAACGGTACATGCATATTTTCTGAATTAGAAAATAATACAAACCTATATGTAATAAGAGATGGAAAAGTTGGTATATATAGTGTATTTGATGGAAAAATTATCACTAGAATAATATTTAAAAGCGGAAATATCATAGGATATAAACCTATACTTGGAAATAAATTATTACTTACAACTTGTATAGTATTAGAAGATACAATATTACAGGTAATAAACAAAGAAGATTTTTTAAGACTAGCTTCTAACAATACAAAACTTCAATATCATCTTGTAAATATAATGGCGAGAAGAACATACAATACAATAATAAAAAGTTATAGCATTACTATGAAAAGCCCTATAGGAAAATTTTATAGTATGGTATATTCATTTGTTAAAACAGAATTGCTATTTGATAAGAATATTGATTTTTTAGAGCTGCCATACACTATTAATGATATATGCTCTATGGTTGGTATAGAAAATACTAATTATATAAAATCTGAAATGAATAAAACAAAAGTGATATTATTCTCTAGTCAGGAAAAAATAATAATTCCAAATATAGATTTTTTTTTCAAAGAGTATGAAATGTACAGAAAGAGAAATTCAAATATATCTTAA